One Roseimicrobium gellanilyticum DNA window includes the following coding sequences:
- a CDS encoding YfbK domain-containing protein gives MNSQDFNPPDLTAYAMGELPPNEAARVRQHLDQSPEARAELEQIQVMLTALNQAPPIPVRALHPRQRETVLSMGQAPAVPAAGASRSSRVVPFRPPQSRVPYARPAASVGWTVFKYAAAAALTVGAFVLGQKTSNSFSGGFLTQSETSLKDLVDQPTVQRLVAGTVSAEAPVEPAPAAAAPVPATVGSQILGSSRVSTPAKSVVAVAAVVERAEPVATPPAPTHQSSSSLKGFASTASSAESRVSITPKLLRKPPMPREFADVVLASPMPVNVKPEPQRKPEPQPALQVHSWKAEIASCPWDSSRRLMRFVAQVPVEQNGIQHQEQDYKLVAKFDPFHVQAFRLVGEKHMPPNAAGTQATRFAWYEIVPNRNFNPSGDRPVTIGTISLEQPRGSQPQDLRPLPLVDRGIGWQEAREDFAFETAMIGWSLLLQGTENIGNLNYKLVLDLAEQYRGEDPKGERAKFIQVVKQAQRSVGL, from the coding sequence ATGAACTCCCAAGACTTCAACCCGCCTGACCTCACCGCCTATGCGATGGGTGAGCTGCCGCCCAACGAAGCGGCCCGCGTCAGGCAGCATCTGGACCAGTCGCCCGAAGCTCGCGCTGAGCTGGAGCAGATTCAGGTCATGCTGACCGCGCTGAATCAGGCCCCTCCCATTCCCGTGCGTGCCCTGCATCCGCGCCAGCGCGAAACGGTGCTCTCCATGGGTCAGGCTCCCGCCGTGCCGGCGGCCGGCGCTTCCCGCTCCTCCAGAGTGGTCCCCTTTCGCCCGCCGCAGTCCCGCGTGCCGTATGCCAGACCAGCCGCCAGTGTCGGCTGGACCGTTTTCAAGTATGCCGCGGCAGCCGCGCTCACCGTGGGTGCCTTTGTGCTTGGCCAGAAGACCTCCAATTCGTTCAGCGGAGGTTTCCTGACCCAGAGTGAGACCTCACTCAAGGACCTCGTCGATCAACCCACCGTCCAGAGGTTGGTGGCAGGCACCGTATCCGCAGAGGCGCCTGTGGAACCCGCCCCTGCAGCGGCAGCACCTGTGCCGGCTACGGTGGGCTCCCAGATCTTGGGTTCGAGCCGCGTCAGCACGCCTGCCAAGTCCGTGGTCGCCGTTGCCGCCGTGGTGGAGCGAGCCGAGCCTGTAGCTACACCTCCCGCACCTACTCATCAGAGCTCTTCCTCACTCAAGGGTTTTGCTTCAACGGCATCCTCCGCTGAGTCCCGCGTGAGCATCACCCCGAAGCTCCTGCGCAAGCCCCCCATGCCGCGTGAATTCGCCGATGTGGTGCTGGCTTCTCCAATGCCGGTCAACGTGAAGCCTGAGCCCCAGCGCAAGCCTGAGCCGCAGCCCGCCTTGCAGGTGCACTCCTGGAAGGCGGAAATCGCCTCCTGCCCCTGGGATTCCAGCCGCCGCCTGATGCGTTTCGTGGCCCAGGTTCCCGTGGAGCAGAATGGCATCCAGCATCAGGAGCAGGACTACAAGCTCGTGGCCAAGTTCGACCCCTTCCACGTACAGGCTTTCCGCCTGGTGGGTGAGAAGCACATGCCGCCGAACGCCGCCGGCACGCAGGCCACCCGCTTCGCCTGGTATGAGATTGTGCCCAATCGCAATTTCAATCCCTCAGGGGATCGTCCGGTGACCATCGGCACCATTTCGCTGGAACAGCCTCGTGGTTCGCAACCCCAGGACCTCCGCCCACTGCCCCTGGTAGACCGCGGCATCGGCTGGCAGGAAGCGCGTGAAGACTTCGCCTTTGAAACGGCCATGATCGGCTGGAGCCTCCTGCTTCAGGGCACCGAGAACATCGGCAACCTGAACTACAAGCTCGTGCTCGATCTCGCCGAACAGTACCGCGGTGAAGATCCGAAGGGCGAGCGTGCCAAGTTCATCCAGGTGGTGAAGCAGGCGCAGAGGTCGGTGGGATTGTAA
- a CDS encoding class I SAM-dependent methyltransferase, which translates to MSTAPSSVTTAADSMIPPPEMDFVGGGDFAAIGNSFLPLFIKPGGLKPHHRVLDVGCGLGRMAIPLTRYLNEEGSYDGFDIREDGVKWCLERIAPKHPRFRFKLVKLHNSHYLPDEKEDASSFHFPYPSRSFDFVILTSIFTHLQPEVTLNYLDEINRVLKPAGRMFATFFLYAKGAAPRPERVASHLTFPHAYKHYRLQVENNPGAAIAYQESWVTAQCERRGLQIRWPVHHGFQDNVIAEKKRDLPLKHRWRRWRARLLGR; encoded by the coding sequence ATGAGCACCGCTCCTTCCTCGGTCACCACAGCGGCGGACAGCATGATTCCGCCTCCCGAAATGGACTTCGTCGGAGGCGGCGACTTCGCGGCCATTGGCAATAGTTTCCTCCCGCTCTTCATCAAGCCCGGCGGATTGAAGCCCCATCACCGGGTGCTTGATGTGGGCTGCGGCCTGGGGCGGATGGCAATCCCCCTGACGCGCTACCTGAACGAAGAAGGTTCCTATGACGGCTTCGACATTCGCGAGGATGGTGTCAAGTGGTGCCTGGAACGCATCGCGCCGAAGCATCCGCGATTTCGCTTCAAGTTGGTAAAGCTTCACAACAGCCACTACCTGCCAGATGAAAAGGAGGACGCATCGTCCTTTCACTTTCCGTACCCCTCGCGTTCCTTCGACTTCGTCATTCTCACCTCGATATTCACACACCTGCAACCCGAGGTGACCTTGAACTACCTCGACGAAATCAACCGCGTGCTGAAGCCGGCTGGGCGGATGTTTGCCACGTTCTTCCTGTACGCGAAGGGCGCTGCGCCAAGACCCGAGCGGGTAGCATCGCATTTGACGTTTCCCCACGCCTACAAGCACTACCGCCTGCAGGTGGAGAACAATCCCGGAGCCGCCATCGCCTACCAGGAGAGCTGGGTCACGGCCCAATGCGAACGCCGTGGCCTGCAGATTCGCTGGCCCGTGCACCATGGTTTTCAAGACAACGTCATTGCAGAGAAGAAACGGGATTTGCCGCTGAAGCACCGCTGGAGACGCTGGCGTGCCCGGCTCTTGGGCCGGTGA
- a CDS encoding FG-GAP repeat domain-containing protein: MTRYTSSLRTSLCALLAATSFSAVSALDRLEYKNPGLAVDLGVGLWAWPVPCDADGDGDYDLIVSCPDKPFNGIYVFENVTGDTAKNKMPVFKPGPRLSKTMHYVMPSYAKDGSMRVLTPGHEHLNFLKTGLDEKVKLSVEAKFHKPQGKQPKGPKMRHNQWRYEDYDGDGVTDLIVAVEDWSYYGWDDAWNAEGKWTNGPLHGWVYFIKNTGTTEKPTYAEPQFLEADGKRLETFGCPSPNFGDYDGDGDLDLICGEFLDKFTYFENIGTRKEPKYAKGMRLKGADGKTLAMDLEMIVPVAFDWDKDGDLDLIVGDEDGRVAFMENTGKLSDKRVPVFKAPAYFQQQADTLKCGALATPVGVDWDGDGDMDIVSGNTAGYIEFFENLSGPNVAVPKWSAPKRLEAGGKVFRILAGPNGSIQGPAEAKWGYTTLNVADWDADGLPDILVNGIWGKVELLKNVGTRKEPKLAAPQAIEVEWTGPAPKPAWMWWNPKGKDLVTQWRTTPAVYDFNKDGLLDLAMLDQEGYLAFFERAKVDGKLVLKAPRRAFVDEAGKPLQLNAKTAGGSGRRKLCVTDWDGDGKFDFLLNSSNADFLKQVGEKDGNWVMKNAGTLAERNIEGHDVSPTVVDFDGDKIPDFLGGAEDGRFYFMKNPRSK, encoded by the coding sequence ATGACACGCTACACCTCTTCTCTACGCACCTCGTTGTGTGCGCTGCTCGCAGCCACTTCATTCTCGGCAGTCTCTGCGCTGGATCGCCTGGAATACAAGAATCCGGGACTGGCGGTGGACCTGGGCGTGGGACTCTGGGCATGGCCCGTACCGTGTGATGCGGATGGGGACGGGGACTACGACCTGATAGTCTCCTGCCCAGATAAGCCGTTCAACGGCATCTACGTCTTCGAAAATGTAACGGGGGATACGGCGAAGAACAAGATGCCTGTCTTCAAGCCCGGCCCGCGCCTGAGCAAGACCATGCACTACGTGATGCCGAGCTACGCGAAGGATGGCTCCATGCGCGTGCTGACACCTGGGCATGAGCACCTGAACTTTCTCAAGACTGGCCTCGATGAGAAGGTGAAACTTTCCGTGGAGGCGAAGTTCCACAAACCCCAGGGCAAGCAGCCCAAGGGACCCAAGATGCGCCACAACCAGTGGCGCTACGAGGACTACGATGGTGATGGCGTGACCGACCTCATCGTGGCCGTGGAAGACTGGAGCTACTACGGCTGGGATGATGCGTGGAATGCCGAGGGCAAGTGGACGAATGGTCCGCTGCATGGCTGGGTCTACTTCATCAAGAACACCGGCACCACGGAGAAGCCAACGTATGCCGAACCTCAGTTCCTCGAAGCGGATGGAAAGCGACTCGAAACTTTCGGCTGCCCCTCGCCAAACTTCGGGGACTACGATGGCGATGGTGACCTCGATCTGATCTGCGGTGAGTTCCTGGACAAGTTCACCTACTTCGAAAACATCGGCACACGCAAAGAGCCGAAGTACGCGAAGGGCATGAGGCTCAAGGGTGCAGATGGCAAGACTCTCGCCATGGACCTGGAGATGATTGTGCCGGTTGCCTTCGACTGGGATAAGGACGGCGACCTCGATCTCATCGTGGGTGATGAAGACGGCCGCGTCGCCTTCATGGAGAACACAGGCAAGCTTTCTGACAAGCGCGTGCCCGTCTTCAAGGCACCTGCTTACTTCCAGCAGCAAGCTGATACGCTGAAATGCGGCGCCCTCGCCACGCCGGTGGGCGTTGACTGGGATGGCGATGGCGACATGGACATCGTTTCCGGCAACACCGCAGGCTACATCGAGTTCTTCGAGAATCTGAGCGGTCCAAATGTCGCGGTACCCAAGTGGTCCGCACCGAAACGCCTGGAAGCGGGCGGCAAGGTCTTCCGCATTCTCGCCGGACCAAATGGCAGCATCCAGGGACCTGCCGAGGCGAAGTGGGGCTACACCACGCTGAACGTCGCTGACTGGGATGCTGATGGTCTGCCGGACATCCTCGTGAATGGCATCTGGGGCAAGGTGGAACTGCTGAAGAACGTCGGCACTCGGAAGGAGCCGAAGCTCGCCGCACCGCAAGCGATCGAAGTGGAGTGGACAGGTCCTGCTCCCAAGCCCGCTTGGATGTGGTGGAATCCCAAGGGGAAGGACCTGGTCACCCAGTGGCGCACCACCCCTGCGGTGTATGACTTCAACAAGGATGGTCTGCTGGATCTCGCCATGCTGGATCAGGAGGGTTACCTCGCCTTCTTCGAGCGCGCGAAGGTGGATGGCAAACTCGTGCTGAAGGCTCCGCGCCGTGCCTTCGTGGACGAAGCAGGCAAGCCGCTTCAGCTCAATGCCAAGACCGCCGGCGGCAGTGGACGTCGCAAGCTCTGTGTCACCGACTGGGATGGCGATGGCAAGTTCGACTTCCTGCTGAACTCCTCCAACGCCGACTTCCTCAAGCAAGTCGGCGAGAAGGACGGCAACTGGGTGATGAAGAACGCCGGCACGCTCGCTGAACGCAACATCGAGGGCCATGATGTGAGTCCGACCGTGGTGGACTTCGATGGTGACAAGATCCCCGACTTCCTCGGCGGTGCCGAGGATGGCCGCTTCTACTTCATGAAGAATCCTCGCAGCAAATAA
- a CDS encoding sialidase family protein produces MNRLLLTLAIGTLQCSLQGAEPAVLKQEYIYDTGPYPQIHATTIVETPTGLVSAWFGGTHEKNPDVCIWVSRLVEGKWTESVETANGVQPDGTRHPTWNPVLFQPKDGPLMLFYKVGPNPEQWWGELKTSMDGGKTWSAARKLPEGILGPIKNKPVQLPNGDILSPTSNETHEKPSKWSVHFERSSDLGKTWQKIGPVHDGVTIQAIQPSILSLGNDTLLALGRSRQDRVFEVRSTDGGKTWGEMTLGTLPNNNSGTDAVTLKDGTHLIIYNHIGGTPGKWGGKRTPLNLAASKDARNWDAALVLESEPGEYSYPAIIQTSDGLVHITYTWKRQKVKHVVVDPAKLMLKPIINGEWPK; encoded by the coding sequence ATGAATCGCTTGCTTCTCACTCTCGCCATTGGCACCCTGCAATGCTCTCTCCAGGGAGCGGAACCTGCTGTGCTCAAACAAGAGTACATCTACGACACCGGCCCCTATCCGCAGATCCATGCGACGACCATTGTCGAGACTCCCACAGGTCTTGTCTCTGCCTGGTTCGGAGGCACGCATGAGAAGAATCCAGATGTGTGCATCTGGGTCTCCCGTCTGGTGGAGGGGAAGTGGACGGAAAGTGTGGAGACGGCGAATGGCGTACAGCCCGACGGCACGCGTCATCCCACATGGAATCCGGTGCTCTTCCAACCTAAGGATGGCCCTCTCATGCTGTTCTACAAAGTTGGTCCAAATCCAGAGCAGTGGTGGGGCGAACTCAAGACCTCCATGGATGGTGGCAAGACCTGGAGCGCGGCACGCAAGCTGCCTGAAGGGATTCTTGGCCCCATCAAGAACAAGCCTGTGCAACTCCCCAACGGAGACATACTGAGCCCCACCAGCAACGAGACCCATGAGAAGCCCAGCAAATGGTCTGTGCACTTCGAGCGCAGTAGCGACCTCGGCAAGACCTGGCAGAAAATCGGACCGGTGCACGATGGCGTGACCATTCAGGCCATCCAGCCCAGCATCTTGAGTCTTGGCAATGACACCCTGCTCGCGCTGGGGCGCTCCCGCCAGGACCGCGTGTTTGAGGTACGCAGCACCGATGGCGGCAAGACGTGGGGGGAGATGACGCTTGGCACATTGCCCAACAACAACAGTGGCACGGACGCCGTCACCCTGAAGGATGGTACCCATCTCATCATCTACAACCACATCGGAGGCACCCCGGGGAAGTGGGGTGGCAAGCGCACGCCGCTCAATCTGGCAGCGTCAAAGGATGCCAGGAATTGGGATGCTGCCTTGGTTCTGGAAAGCGAGCCCGGCGAGTACAGCTACCCAGCCATCATCCAGACAAGCGATGGACTGGTGCACATCACCTACACGTGGAAGCGGCAGAAGGTGAAGCATGTGGTCGTTGATCCCGCGAAGCTGATGCTGAAGCCGATCATCAATGGCGAGTGGCCGAAGTGA
- a CDS encoding DUF7133 domain-containing protein, which yields MNFRSAALLLPALLGFAVATHAAEAPKESDYYKITTYDTPRETAMEVGSIELLPEGKLALGTRRGEIWVVDHAREADPSKIKFQLFASGLHEVLGLAWKDGWLYATIRYEIVRLKDQDGDGRADIFEPVSDGWGVSGDYHEYAIGSRFDKDDNLWVTLCLTGSFNSNIDFRGWALRITPEGKVIPTCSGIRSPGGIGFDADGEVYYTDNQGPWHGSCTLQHLVPGTFQGHPGGFRWYEKTSLKKPVEPNDKSRMVTERARIKELVPPAVYMVHGKIGNSSSFIVCDESKGKFGPFEKQLFVADQSHSNVSRVFLETVNGVKQGAVIPFRSGFQSGLIGGRMDSEGRLYVGGSDRGWGARGGKPYDFEKLEWTGKVPFEIHEMHAKPDGFELTFTEPVDPATAGNPASYSLRAFTYIYQAEYGSPEVDEVLPKITAAEVAKDGKSVRLRLSPLTKGHIHELHLDGVKSPVGQPLLHPVAYYTLNEIPEK from the coding sequence ATGAACTTCCGTTCCGCAGCCCTGCTCCTTCCGGCCCTGCTCGGTTTTGCTGTCGCCACGCACGCCGCCGAAGCGCCCAAGGAGTCCGACTATTACAAAATCACCACTTATGATACACCCAGGGAGACCGCCATGGAGGTGGGCTCCATCGAGCTGCTGCCTGAGGGCAAGCTGGCCCTGGGCACCCGCCGTGGCGAAATCTGGGTGGTGGACCACGCCCGCGAGGCGGACCCCAGCAAGATCAAATTCCAGCTCTTCGCCTCGGGCCTGCATGAAGTGCTGGGCCTCGCGTGGAAGGACGGCTGGCTCTACGCCACCATCCGCTATGAGATCGTGCGGCTGAAGGACCAGGACGGCGATGGACGCGCAGACATCTTTGAACCCGTGAGCGATGGCTGGGGCGTGAGCGGCGACTACCACGAGTACGCCATCGGCTCCCGCTTCGACAAGGACGACAATCTCTGGGTCACGCTCTGCCTCACGGGTTCCTTCAACAGCAACATCGACTTCCGCGGCTGGGCCCTGCGCATCACGCCCGAGGGCAAGGTCATCCCCACCTGCAGCGGCATCCGCTCCCCCGGCGGCATCGGCTTTGATGCGGACGGCGAGGTTTATTACACGGACAACCAGGGCCCCTGGCATGGCTCCTGTACCCTGCAGCATCTGGTGCCCGGCACCTTCCAGGGACATCCCGGCGGCTTCCGCTGGTATGAAAAGACTTCCCTCAAGAAACCTGTCGAGCCCAATGACAAGAGCCGCATGGTGACCGAGCGCGCCCGTATCAAGGAACTCGTGCCACCCGCCGTCTACATGGTGCACGGGAAGATTGGCAACTCCTCCAGCTTCATCGTGTGCGATGAGTCCAAGGGCAAGTTCGGCCCCTTCGAGAAGCAGCTCTTCGTCGCCGACCAGTCACACTCGAATGTCTCGCGTGTCTTCCTCGAAACGGTGAATGGCGTGAAGCAGGGTGCCGTCATCCCCTTCCGTTCAGGGTTCCAGTCCGGCCTCATCGGCGGTCGCATGGACAGCGAAGGCCGCCTCTATGTCGGTGGTTCCGATCGTGGATGGGGCGCGCGCGGTGGCAAGCCATATGATTTCGAGAAGCTGGAGTGGACCGGCAAGGTACCGTTCGAGATTCACGAAATGCATGCGAAGCCAGACGGATTCGAGCTCACCTTCACTGAACCGGTGGACCCTGCCACGGCTGGAAATCCCGCCAGCTACAGTCTTCGCGCCTTCACCTACATCTACCAGGCGGAGTACGGCAGCCCCGAGGTAGATGAGGTCCTGCCGAAGATCACCGCCGCAGAAGTGGCGAAGGACGGCAAGTCTGTGCGCCTGCGTCTCTCTCCCCTGACCAAGGGGCACATCCATGAGCTGCATCTCGATGGTGTGAAGTCGCCTGTGGGGCAACCACTGCTGCATCCGGTGGCGTATTACACCCTCAATGAAATTCCCGAAAAATAG
- a CDS encoding GntR family transcriptional regulator yields MSDAPTDSLSDRAYHYVQKKLLAGEWTAGDVLSELAVAKEMGISRTPVREAFRMLEQEGVLEQVPRFGTRVKALDRRDLVELYELREALEPYAVSQAAGKLSEADAHMLDTLCREMKSVAEELRRKGKTVPDAAMMKRLLSADLAFHQLLIRAAGNRRMMKIVADSRLLARIFATPRQEHDLTIIEETHRYHIQILDAVNAGKGEVARTLMAEHIRASMKESLDHYDQQRAAAEADAVPLDLPDDMMSEYQRMERNARPRKPQKPRAA; encoded by the coding sequence ATGTCTGACGCACCCACCGATTCCCTGAGCGACAGGGCCTACCACTATGTCCAGAAGAAGCTCCTCGCCGGGGAGTGGACCGCTGGAGACGTGCTCTCTGAGCTGGCCGTGGCCAAGGAGATGGGTATCAGCCGCACGCCGGTGCGCGAGGCCTTCCGCATGCTGGAGCAGGAGGGCGTGCTGGAGCAGGTGCCCCGCTTCGGCACCCGCGTGAAGGCGCTCGACCGGCGCGACCTGGTGGAACTCTATGAACTGCGCGAGGCTCTGGAGCCCTACGCGGTGTCCCAGGCCGCAGGCAAGCTCTCCGAAGCCGATGCGCACATGCTGGACACCCTCTGTCGGGAGATGAAGTCCGTGGCGGAGGAACTGCGCAGGAAGGGCAAGACGGTGCCCGATGCCGCGATGATGAAACGCCTGCTCTCCGCGGATCTGGCCTTCCACCAACTTCTCATCCGCGCGGCGGGCAACCGTCGTATGATGAAAATTGTGGCGGACAGCCGCCTGCTGGCCCGCATCTTCGCCACGCCCCGCCAGGAGCACGACCTTACCATCATCGAGGAGACGCACCGCTACCACATTCAGATTCTCGATGCGGTGAATGCAGGGAAGGGAGAGGTCGCTCGTACGCTGATGGCCGAGCACATCCGCGCCAGCATGAAGGAATCGCTCGATCACTATGACCAGCAGCGTGCTGCTGCTGAGGCGGATGCCGTGCCACTGGATCTGCCGGATGACATGATGAGCGAGTACCAGCGCATGGAGCGCAACGCCCGTCCCCGCAAACCACAGAAGCCCAGAGCTGCCTGA
- a CDS encoding RNA polymerase sigma factor translates to MPSQSSDPAGTLVREALAQHESNLIGYATSILGGDENRARDVVQDTFLKLYLADPDRVRENLKAWLYAVCRNRALDVLRKEHRLSFTDDQDTLDWLDEWQPDPSDDASREEMLEHVWTTMEQLPPNQKEVLRLKFQHGLSYKEISGITGLSVTNVGFLLHTAIKRLRKLMNHALAEP, encoded by the coding sequence ATGCCATCACAGTCAAGCGACCCGGCCGGAACGCTGGTGCGGGAAGCCCTCGCACAGCATGAGAGCAATCTCATTGGGTATGCCACCAGCATTCTGGGGGGTGACGAAAATCGTGCCCGGGATGTGGTGCAGGACACCTTCCTCAAGCTCTACCTCGCGGATCCTGATCGCGTGCGGGAGAACCTCAAAGCCTGGCTCTACGCCGTATGCCGCAATCGCGCGCTTGATGTCCTCCGCAAGGAGCACCGCCTCAGCTTCACCGACGACCAGGACACGCTCGACTGGCTTGATGAATGGCAGCCCGATCCCAGTGACGACGCCAGCCGGGAAGAGATGCTCGAGCACGTCTGGACCACGATGGAGCAGCTCCCTCCCAACCAGAAGGAAGTCCTCCGCCTCAAATTTCAACACGGCCTCAGCTACAAGGAAATCTCCGGCATCACCGGGCTCAGCGTCACGAACGTGGGCTTCCTCCTCCACACCGCCATCAAGCGCCTGCGCAAGCTCATGAACCATGCGCTGGCCGAACCTTGA
- a CDS encoding PA14 domain-containing protein, with the protein MKQLLPSFLCLSAALCLHAEPPEMQTVRINTMTAQMKYDENEFTVRPGQPVEVVFQNGDDLPHNLVFCKPGTNVVELSMKQMETPELALKRNWLPEDPRILFHTKMLNPKEREVIRFTAPEKAGVYPFVCTFPGHAMTMNGEMKVIPEGEGLKELKFKMYLGDWKQLPDFSKLTEVHREGTIEDNLIQVKLDDYKNQFGVVYTAKIHAPRTGSYRFFLTSDDGARILIDGKKVVEYDGIHPAGSIKSAGVKLDQGEHEFRLEYFQAGGGIEIYAAWKGTDFDITPLSTWRPKGWKEGDAKKKPDTLGMPLAVGSEPMIYRNFIAGAGNRGIAVGYPGGINIAWSAESMNLALVWRGAFMDAARHWNSRGGGYQAPLGYDVLRPTGEVTPAFAVADGSSGASWPTWNKEQRYDGYIWKGYTLDSKRVPTFRYEWNGVSVEDTFATNGTGTGPDAKLTRTIKLKGNIPAGALFRLANGKLQQKDGAFLVEAPKFSLDGNTFNNQFLVSAKGAEAKGENLVVPATSEIVVTYTWPK; encoded by the coding sequence ATGAAGCAGCTCCTGCCCTCATTCCTGTGTCTGTCCGCCGCTCTCTGCCTTCACGCAGAGCCCCCGGAAATGCAGACCGTGCGCATCAATACGATGACCGCACAGATGAAGTATGATGAGAACGAGTTCACCGTGCGGCCCGGACAACCCGTGGAGGTGGTGTTTCAGAATGGCGACGACCTGCCGCACAACCTCGTCTTCTGCAAACCGGGCACCAATGTGGTGGAACTGTCCATGAAACAGATGGAGACGCCGGAACTCGCGCTCAAGCGCAACTGGCTGCCTGAGGATCCTCGCATCCTGTTTCACACAAAGATGCTGAACCCCAAGGAGCGAGAGGTCATCCGCTTCACGGCTCCGGAGAAAGCGGGCGTCTATCCTTTTGTCTGCACCTTCCCCGGCCACGCCATGACCATGAATGGCGAGATGAAGGTCATCCCGGAAGGCGAAGGACTCAAGGAGCTGAAGTTCAAGATGTACTTGGGAGACTGGAAGCAACTCCCCGACTTCTCCAAACTGACGGAGGTACATCGCGAAGGCACCATCGAGGACAACCTGATCCAGGTGAAGCTGGACGACTACAAGAACCAGTTCGGCGTGGTGTACACGGCGAAGATTCACGCTCCGCGCACGGGCAGCTACCGCTTCTTCCTCACGTCGGATGATGGCGCACGAATCCTCATCGATGGCAAAAAGGTCGTGGAATATGATGGCATCCACCCTGCCGGAAGCATCAAGAGCGCTGGTGTGAAACTCGATCAGGGTGAGCATGAGTTCCGTTTGGAGTACTTCCAGGCGGGTGGCGGCATCGAGATCTACGCTGCGTGGAAGGGCACCGACTTTGATATCACTCCCCTCTCCACCTGGCGTCCCAAGGGCTGGAAGGAAGGCGATGCGAAAAAGAAGCCAGACACACTCGGCATGCCACTCGCCGTGGGTAGCGAACCGATGATCTATCGCAACTTCATTGCTGGCGCGGGCAATCGCGGCATCGCGGTGGGCTATCCCGGCGGCATCAATATCGCCTGGAGCGCCGAGAGCATGAATCTCGCGCTGGTATGGCGCGGCGCCTTCATGGATGCGGCCCGCCACTGGAACAGCCGAGGAGGTGGTTACCAGGCACCGCTGGGCTACGATGTCCTGCGTCCCACGGGGGAGGTGACTCCCGCGTTTGCAGTCGCGGATGGCAGCAGCGGAGCCTCCTGGCCCACGTGGAACAAGGAACAGCGCTACGATGGGTATATCTGGAAGGGATACACCCTCGATTCAAAGCGCGTGCCCACCTTCCGCTATGAATGGAATGGCGTGTCCGTGGAAGACACCTTTGCCACAAACGGCACCGGCACCGGCCCGGATGCCAAGCTCACACGCACCATCAAGCTCAAGGGGAACATTCCCGCCGGCGCACTCTTCCGCCTGGCCAATGGCAAGCTACAGCAGAAGGACGGGGCCTTCCTCGTGGAAGCTCCAAAGTTCTCCCTGGATGGGAACACCTTCAACAACCAGTTCCTCGTCTCCGCGAAGGGCGCTGAGGCAAAGGGCGAGAACCTCGTGGTACCTGCCACCTCAGAAATCGTGGTCACCTACACCTGGCCGAAATAA